GTGAAAAGAGCGGACTATCGGTCGCAAGCGTGACGGTAGGCTGTAGCGAAAGAATGGCGCATAGGATTGTCTCGGCAAAGGTGCGCATTCTCATGCCGGGTCACTCTTGCACCACCCTGCCCCGGTCCAGCACCTTCGCCTCAATCTCCGGAAACAGATGGATGACTGAGCGTTGATACTCCTCGAGAAAGACAGCCAGTTCCATGATCGATGGGGGTGCATCAGGTTGCAGTACTTCGGCCATGCTCATCCCCTGTTCCGCAGCCTTGTTCAGACGGGTTGTCAACCATTGCAGGTAATTTCGCGTCTGAGCGATTGCCCCGCTATCCGTGACCACACTGCCGTGCCCAGGTACCAGCAGCTTGAAATCAAGCCCGGCTATCGTATCAAGTGCCTGTAACCATTGTCCTACATCGGCATGGGGGGTGGTGGGTGTACGCCCATGAAACACAACATCCGCAGCAAACAACACCCCGGTCGCATGATCGAGAATCACCAGGTCGGCATGGGAGTGACCATCAAGCTCAATCAATTCAAGACGGTGACCTCCGATCTCTACAAAACCCGGTTTAACGGTTTCGGTCGGCACCACTACCCGGGTACCCGCCATCCAGGCACCCGCCAGACGGTACATACTGTCGTTGAACAGTTCACCCTGTTCACGGATACCTTCAACGGTACCCGCCAGGGCGGCTATGGGGATATCCTCGAAGGCCTGATTACCGAGGATGTGATCCGGGTGCAGGTGAGTATTGAAGAGCTTCAGAATCGGTCGGTCGGTAATCCTGCCAATGGCTGCGCGCAACTGTTCACCATAGAAGCGGGATGGCCCGCTATCGATCACGATCACGCCATCGTCCGTCACGATAAAACCGACATTGACGATATTACCCCCGTTGCTGAAATTGAAATGTTCATTTTCACCCAGCAGCACATAGGTATCGGGTGCGATCTTAAGTGGTTTCAAGCCATAGTCCTTGGCGCCCCATACCGGTGTGAGGAAACACAGGCAGAATAGGAATATCACAATTCGCCGTGACGACATTACATTTCCGCCTCATTCATGCCAGGCAAAAACCGCGCTTTGACTGGATTACCATTATTATCCGCCCCCACTACGGTTACGGAATCACGCCTCGGCAGATCGAGTGTGAGAACGGGATTTTCAGAGACCGGTTCATGCAGGAACAGGCGGGAGAGTATCTCCCCTTTCGCATCGTGAAATTCCAGATGGTCGATATAGAATGCCGGTATACCCGGCACTAACCCGGTGTCCATGGGATGCATGACGCGCATTCGCAGGCGCGTGGAATCTTGATTTGACCAGAGTCTGCCGGCAACCTCTCCCATGCGGCTGGCCCAATCACTGTTTTCACTGCCGATACTGGGCAGAGTGCAACCACCGCCAGCCGCATCGACAATCCGTCCACCCACATGCCATCGGCCGTCACCTGCAAGCGCCGCTGCCCGGACCGGCGTGGCCTGCTGCACCTTGATGCGAAAGCCGATAATGGGCTTGGCATGAAGCGGTTCCAATTCAAGCACTTTATGGATGGGATTGAGTTCCGCGAACACCACGATCTTCGAAACCTCACCCAGTGCCGTTGCGTCCACCAGGACCGGTACATTCATCGAATCTTCCGCATCGACGGGTGCCAATACCTGAACCCTATCATCAAACACCACCGAGGCGCCGCCCAACAGGGATCGGTGCATATCCTTCCACATCGGCGAGTTCAATGGGTCGGTTTGGCCCTGTTGCGCGTAGCCTGGATTCACAAGGCAGCATAGGAAGATGCAGGAAAGAAACAACTGTTGGTCAATCGACTTCACACTATGGCTCCTTAGGATCCGACCGGTTCGATTATGATGCGGCGCAACCAATGCTTATCGGACGGTTCGTACAAGGCATCCGGATCGATGGGACGGAGATCACCCTCTTCCGGTGGAGCCTGGAGCACATTCAAATCGGTCTCTCTCAGCTCCCCGGAGAATCCATTCCGGTCGCGCTGAAATTTAAAATAGAGACCGTTCCAGGCATTGATGCCGTATTCCTGGGGGGTCTTATGCAGAAACAACATGTCATATTCCAGGTCGGTCAGATCATCATTGTCTATCTTGCGCTTGATTTCATAGGGATAAGGCAGATGGCAGATTAACTGGACCGGGTGCGGGAGACATTTGAATGGACGCATGGAGAGGAAGTGATTTTCAAACTGCGCCTCATCCCATTCGATGCGATAGCCTTGACCATTGGGGCTATCCATCAATATTAGCGTGCCAAGTTGTATCAACTCCTGTTGCTGATTTTCGGCACGTATACGATAGCGCTCATCGACGGCCTCCACCGTCCCTGCTTCTGCGATCCCAGACAGTAGAATGATAACGAACCAGCTGCGCCAACCCCGTCTGTTAATCGCGCTGACTGATGCGCCCATCAGATTCAACCCTTACCAGCCTGGTTCGGCTTGGTAATTGATAGGTGGAGCGATACTGCGTAAATATCTTACTTAATGAACTACTCTGGCGTAGCTGGGACATTGCCTGTTCCACTGCTTCAGCCAAGGCACCGTTACCCTGTTTCACCGCTGCACCCAGATCCCATCCGGAAGTACTCAAGCCAGGCATCCGTATCGGTCCCACAGCAAAATTGGCCGCCTGATCCCCCAGTGCGAACTCAATCTCACTGCGTGGACCGGCAACACCGGCAACCTCACCTTTTTTCAGGGCGTTAACCGCTTTACCGATATTCGAAAAGTGGACAACCTGATTGCGGATTTTGCCATTGTAGGCAGACAAGAGATAGAAATCCGTCAGGGTATCCAGCTCAACGCCCACCTTTTCGCGACTGAAATAGTCCAATGGATCGAGATTGGCCCCGACTCCCTTCTCAACCGCCACCACGACCTGTTCCCGGTAATAGGGCGCAACGAATATGACACGATCA
This sequence is a window from Candidatus Thiodiazotropha sp. LNASS1. Protein-coding genes within it:
- a CDS encoding quinoprotein relay system zinc metallohydrolase 1 produces the protein MSSRRIVIFLFCLCFLTPVWGAKDYGLKPLKIAPDTYVLLGENEHFNFSNGGNIVNVGFIVTDDGVIVIDSGPSRFYGEQLRAAIGRITDRPILKLFNTHLHPDHILGNQAFEDIPIAALAGTVEGIREQGELFNDSMYRLAGAWMAGTRVVVPTETVKPGFVEIGGHRLELIELDGHSHADLVILDHATGVLFAADVVFHGRTPTTPHADVGQWLQALDTIAGLDFKLLVPGHGSVVTDSGAIAQTRNYLQWLTTRLNKAAEQGMSMAEVLQPDAPPSIMELAVFLEEYQRSVIHLFPEIEAKVLDRGRVVQE
- a CDS encoding substrate-binding periplasmic protein — encoded protein: MYRIKDILIFAAAVASLMLASPATAEDEPTALDRIRERGVLEVAVYNDFPPFSYRDERGRIVGIDADIAHALAKSLGVAAAIRAVGADESMEDDLRNNVWKGHYLGGGVADVMLHVPYDAAFAEENDRVIFVAPYYREQVVVAVEKGVGANLDPLDYFSREKVGVELDTLTDFYLLSAYNGKIRNQVVHFSNIGKAVNALKKGEVAGVAGPRSEIEFALGDQAANFAVGPIRMPGLSTSGWDLGAAVKQGNGALAEAVEQAMSQLRQSSSLSKIFTQYRSTYQLPSRTRLVRVESDGRISQRD
- a CDS encoding quinoprotein dehydrogenase-associated SoxYZ-like carrier — translated: MKSIDQQLFLSCIFLCCLVNPGYAQQGQTDPLNSPMWKDMHRSLLGGASVVFDDRVQVLAPVDAEDSMNVPVLVDATALGEVSKIVVFAELNPIHKVLELEPLHAKPIIGFRIKVQQATPVRAAALAGDGRWHVGGRIVDAAGGGCTLPSIGSENSDWASRMGEVAGRLWSNQDSTRLRMRVMHPMDTGLVPGIPAFYIDHLEFHDAKGEILSRLFLHEPVSENPVLTLDLPRRDSVTVVGADNNGNPVKARFLPGMNEAEM